The following nucleotide sequence is from Rubrobacter radiotolerans DSM 5868.
CTCGCTCGAAAAAGAAGAGGAGCGCGAGGCCGAGGATGACGAGGATCGTCCCGATGGCGAGGGCGTTGAAGAGCGTGAGAAGCCAGCGAACGGGCACGGGCGGCTAACCCTCCCTGAGCGTGTACCCGACCCCCCGGACGGTGTGGATGAGCTTCGAGTCGCCCGGACCTCCGTCCACCTTCTTTCTCAGGTAGCCGATGTACACGTCCACGACGTTCGTCCCGGCGGCGAAGTCCTGCCCCCAGACGTGCTGGAGGATCGCCTCGCGCGAGAAGACCCGGCGGCGGTTCCTTGCAAGGAACTCCAGCAGGTCGTACTCCCGGGCGGTCAGGCCCAGCCTGCGCGAGCCCCGGCGGGCCTCCCGCGCGGCGCGGTCTACCTCAAGGTCATGGACCCTGAGGATGTCCTCGCTCCTGGCACGGCGCATCACGGCCTCTATCCGGGCGAGGAGCTCCTCAAGGTCGAAGGGTTTGGTCAGGTAGTCGTCGGCTCCGAGCGAGAGGCTCCCCACCTTGTCCGACACCGAATCGCGGGCGGTGAGCATGATCACGGGCGTTACCTCGCCGCGACGCCTCACCTCCTTGAGCACCTCCGTGCCGCTGAGCTTCGGGAGCATGATGTCGAGAACCACGACCTCCGGCCGGAACTCCTCGTAGGCTTCAAGACCCTCTACTCCGTCTCCGGCACATCGCACCACAAGCTCCCGGTGCTCCAGCTCCAGTTGCAGCAGGCGCAGGATGGACGGGTCGTCTTCGACGAGGAGTACCTTCGTGCCGGGGACTATCTCGCTCTTCTCCTGATCTCTCGGGACAAGCTCATTCTAATCTCCCGGACCTCGCCCGGAGGATATACTCTGGCGGTCTACGGAGGCTGACTCTTCGTAACGTAAAGGGAGGTAAAGCGAGGCGCATGAAGCTCACGGTGCATCACCTCTACGCGGATATGATGAACCTCTACGGCGACCGGGGGAACGTCATCTCCATAAAGAAGCGCGCCGAGTGGCGGGGCATCTCCGTCGAGGTCGTGGACGTGGGGCTCGGGGAGTCCCTGAGGCCGACGGGCCTCGACGTCTTTCTTTTCGGGGGTGGTCAGGACCGCGAGCAGGCCCTCCTCGCCGAGGACCTCTCCGGCTCCAAGGGACGGGACCTCCGGAGTCTCTCGGAGGAGGGGGCCGTGATCCTCGGGGTCTGCGGCGGCTACCAGCTCATGGGCCACCACTACGAGACCGCGACCGGCGAGAAGCTCCCCGGCGTCGGGCTCATGGACCTCCATACCGAGCCGAGAAAGCCCGACGAGCCGCGTCTGATCGGCAACGTCCTTGTTAGCGTCGAGCTGGACGAGAAGCGCGGGGAGCTCGTCGGCTTCGAGAACCACGGCGGCCGGACCCGCCTCGGGACGGCAGAGCCGCTCGGGCGCGTCGTCTCCGGCTTCGGCAACAACGGCGAGGACGGAACCGAGGGGGCCCGCAAGCTCAACACCTTCGGGACCTACCTGCACGGCTCGCTCCTCCCGAAGAACCCCTGGTTCACCGATCACCTCATCGAGACCGCCGTAAGGAGAAAGGACGACTCCTTCCGCCTCGAACCGCTCGATGACACAACCGA
It contains:
- a CDS encoding response regulator transcription factor, with the protein product MVPGTKVLLVEDDPSILRLLQLELEHRELVVRCAGDGVEGLEAYEEFRPEVVVLDIMLPKLSGTEVLKEVRRRGEVTPVIMLTARDSVSDKVGSLSLGADDYLTKPFDLEELLARIEAVMRRARSEDILRVHDLEVDRAAREARRGSRRLGLTAREYDLLEFLARNRRRVFSREAILQHVWGQDFAAGTNVVDVYIGYLRKKVDGGPGDSKLIHTVRGVGYTLREG
- a CDS encoding type 1 glutamine amidotransferase, with translation MKLTVHHLYADMMNLYGDRGNVISIKKRAEWRGISVEVVDVGLGESLRPTGLDVFLFGGGQDREQALLAEDLSGSKGRDLRSLSEEGAVILGVCGGYQLMGHHYETATGEKLPGVGLMDLHTEPRKPDEPRLIGNVLVSVELDEKRGELVGFENHGGRTRLGTAEPLGRVVSGFGNNGEDGTEGARKLNTFGTYLHGSLLPKNPWFTDHLIETAVRRKDDSFRLEPLDDTTEVYAFDSIASRLRA